The following coding sequences lie in one Burkholderia cepacia genomic window:
- a CDS encoding sugar diacid recognition domain-containing protein has translation MMIDSRLATAIVERTLDVIPFDVNVMDAHGSILASSDAKRVGELHAGAQLALAGARTVEIDADMAQRLHGVRPGVNLPLSVRGQLCGVIGVTGDPAEVRRFGELLRITAEMLLEREQLTHELRQNARHREAFVLQLIERRGAAAELDAWAQRLGIDCGLPRVAIVCRLTDVDANPEAGVAQIERMQSQLADERPHQLTAKTSFRELVIFDPIDVRAVALDAVADAARKALDALETILGQKATQPFKLALGIAMDGVAGFERSYQCALTTLRVGVERMPQRTTFSYYEFSLPVLLSGMSQSWQAQQLQLPLKRLLALGRRSGPLLDTLRAWYASDGHLGATAALLGIHRNTLDYRLQQVCDATRLDLSVMDDRLLLYIALQISEK, from the coding sequence GTGATGATCGATTCCCGCCTCGCGACAGCGATCGTGGAACGCACGCTCGACGTGATTCCATTCGATGTCAATGTCATGGACGCGCACGGCTCGATCCTCGCGAGCAGCGACGCGAAGCGCGTCGGCGAATTGCACGCGGGGGCGCAGCTCGCGCTGGCCGGCGCGCGCACGGTCGAGATCGATGCGGACATGGCGCAACGCCTGCACGGCGTGCGGCCGGGCGTCAATCTGCCACTCAGCGTGCGTGGGCAGCTGTGCGGGGTGATCGGCGTAACCGGCGATCCGGCCGAGGTTCGCCGGTTCGGCGAGCTGCTGAGAATTACCGCGGAAATGCTCCTCGAACGCGAACAACTGACGCACGAGCTGCGCCAGAACGCGCGCCACCGCGAGGCGTTCGTGCTGCAGCTGATCGAACGCCGGGGCGCGGCCGCCGAACTGGATGCGTGGGCGCAGCGGCTCGGCATCGACTGCGGGCTCCCGCGGGTCGCGATCGTCTGCCGTCTCACTGATGTCGATGCGAATCCCGAGGCCGGGGTGGCGCAGATCGAGCGGATGCAGTCGCAGCTCGCCGACGAGCGACCACACCAGCTGACCGCAAAGACATCGTTCCGCGAACTCGTGATCTTCGATCCGATCGACGTGCGAGCGGTCGCACTCGACGCGGTGGCCGATGCCGCCCGCAAGGCGCTGGACGCGCTCGAGACAATCCTGGGCCAGAAGGCGACGCAGCCGTTCAAGCTGGCACTCGGCATCGCGATGGATGGCGTCGCCGGCTTCGAGCGTTCCTACCAGTGCGCGCTGACGACGCTGCGCGTCGGCGTCGAGCGCATGCCGCAGCGGACGACGTTCTCGTACTACGAATTCAGTCTGCCGGTCCTGCTGTCGGGCATGTCGCAGAGCTGGCAGGCGCAGCAATTGCAGTTGCCGCTCAAGCGGCTGCTTGCGTTGGGCCGGCGTTCGGGCCCGTTGCTCGATACCTTGCGGGCATGGTACGCATCGGACGGACATCTCGGGGCGACCGCCGCGCTGCTCGGCATCCACCGCAATACGCTCGACTATCGGCTGCAACAGGTTTGCGACGCGACCCGTCTCGACCTGTCGGTGATGGACGATCGACTCCTGCTGTATATCGCGCTGCAGATCAGCGAAAAGTGA
- a CDS encoding 3-methyl-2-oxobutanoate dehydrogenase (2-methylpropanoyl-transferring) subunit alpha: protein MSLSEPLRLHVPEPTGRPGCKTDFSYLHLSPAGAVRRPPIDVAAADTADLARSLVRVLDDSGKAVGPWAPDLDDAHLIAGLRAMLKTRIFDARMMIAQRQKKISFYMLSLGEEAIGTAHAMALRDGDMCFPTYRQQSILIARDVSLERMICQLMSNEGDPLKGRQLPVMYSDREAGFFSISGNLATQFIQAVGWAMASAIKGDTKIASAWIGDGATAEADFHTALTFAHVYRAPVVLNVVNNQWAISTFQAIAGGEGTTFAGRGVGCGIASLRVDGNDFLAIYAASSWAAERARRNLGPTLIEWVTYRAGAHSTSDDPTKYRPSDDWSHFPLGDPIERFKRHLIAKGIWSDSAHDALTAELEAEVIAAQKEAEKYGTLADDRIPSPASMFDDVYKELPAHLRRQRQELGA, encoded by the coding sequence ATGAGCCTGTCAGAGCCATTGCGTCTGCATGTGCCGGAGCCCACCGGGCGTCCGGGCTGCAAGACGGATTTTTCCTATCTGCATCTATCGCCGGCCGGCGCAGTCCGCCGCCCGCCGATCGACGTAGCCGCGGCGGACACCGCCGATCTCGCCCGCAGCCTCGTGCGCGTGCTCGACGACAGCGGCAAGGCCGTCGGCCCGTGGGCGCCGGATCTCGACGATGCGCACCTGATCGCCGGGCTGCGCGCGATGCTCAAGACCCGCATTTTCGACGCGCGCATGATGATCGCGCAGCGCCAGAAGAAAATCTCCTTCTACATGTTGAGCCTCGGCGAAGAGGCGATCGGCACCGCGCACGCGATGGCGCTGCGTGACGGCGACATGTGCTTCCCGACCTACCGCCAGCAGAGCATCCTGATCGCGCGCGACGTGTCGCTCGAGCGAATGATCTGCCAGCTGATGTCGAACGAAGGCGACCCGCTGAAGGGTCGCCAGCTTCCGGTGATGTATTCGGATCGCGAAGCCGGCTTCTTCTCCATTTCGGGCAACCTCGCGACGCAGTTCATCCAGGCGGTCGGCTGGGCGATGGCGTCGGCGATCAAGGGCGACACGAAGATCGCGTCTGCGTGGATCGGCGATGGCGCGACGGCCGAGGCCGACTTCCATACCGCGCTCACGTTCGCGCACGTATACCGTGCACCGGTCGTGCTGAACGTCGTCAACAACCAGTGGGCGATCTCGACGTTCCAGGCGATCGCGGGCGGCGAAGGCACGACCTTCGCCGGGCGCGGCGTCGGCTGCGGGATCGCGTCGCTGCGCGTCGACGGCAACGACTTCCTTGCGATCTACGCGGCGTCGAGCTGGGCGGCCGAACGCGCGCGCCGCAATCTCGGTCCGACGCTGATCGAGTGGGTGACCTACCGCGCGGGTGCACATTCGACGTCGGACGATCCGACCAAGTACCGGCCGAGCGACGACTGGTCCCATTTCCCGCTGGGCGACCCGATCGAGCGTTTCAAGCGTCACCTGATCGCGAAGGGCATCTGGTCCGATAGCGCGCATGACGCGCTGACGGCCGAACTCGAAGCCGAGGTGATCGCCGCGCAGAAGGAGGCGGAGAAATACGGGACGCTGGCCGACGACCGGATTCCGTCGCCGGCCTCGATGTTCGACGACGTGTACAAGGAGCTGCCTGCGCACCTGCGCCGTCAGCGCCAGGAACTGGGAGCATGA
- a CDS encoding alpha-ketoacid dehydrogenase subunit beta: MAQQETGTATQPMTMIQALRSAMDVMLGRDSDVVVFGQDVGYFGGVFRCTEGLQNKYGKSRVFDAPISEGGIVGAAVGMGAYGLRPVCEIQFADYFYPASDQIVSEGARLRYRSAGQFIAPMTIRMPCGGGIYGGQTHSQSPEAMFTQVCGLRTVMPSNPYDAKGLLIASIENDDPVIFLEPKRLYNGPFDGHHERPVTSWLKHPASAVPEGYYTVPLDTAAIVRPGNDVTVLTYGTTVHVSLAAAEETGIDAEVIDLRTLWPLDLDTIVASVRKTGRCVVVHEATRTCGYGAELVSLVQEHCFYHLEAPVERTTGWDTPYPHAQEWAYFPGPTRVGEALRRVMEA, encoded by the coding sequence ATGGCGCAACAAGAGACAGGCACGGCTACGCAGCCGATGACGATGATCCAGGCGCTGCGCTCCGCGATGGACGTGATGCTCGGGCGCGACAGCGACGTGGTCGTGTTCGGGCAGGACGTCGGTTATTTCGGCGGCGTGTTCCGCTGTACCGAAGGACTGCAGAACAAATACGGCAAGTCGCGCGTGTTCGATGCACCGATCTCCGAAGGCGGGATCGTCGGCGCGGCGGTCGGAATGGGCGCGTACGGGCTGCGCCCCGTGTGCGAGATCCAGTTCGCCGACTATTTCTACCCGGCGTCCGACCAGATCGTGTCGGAAGGCGCGCGGCTGCGCTATCGCTCGGCCGGCCAGTTCATCGCGCCGATGACGATCCGGATGCCGTGCGGCGGCGGCATCTACGGCGGCCAGACGCACAGCCAGAGCCCGGAGGCGATGTTCACGCAGGTGTGCGGGTTGCGCACGGTGATGCCGTCGAATCCGTACGACGCGAAAGGGCTGCTGATCGCATCGATCGAGAACGACGACCCGGTGATCTTCCTCGAGCCGAAGCGGCTGTACAACGGGCCGTTCGACGGCCATCACGAACGGCCGGTTACGTCGTGGCTCAAGCATCCGGCGAGCGCGGTGCCCGAGGGGTATTACACGGTGCCGCTCGATACGGCCGCCATCGTGCGGCCCGGCAACGATGTGACGGTGCTGACGTACGGCACGACCGTGCACGTGTCGCTCGCCGCGGCCGAGGAGACGGGCATCGATGCGGAGGTGATCGACCTGCGCACGCTGTGGCCGCTCGATCTCGACACGATCGTCGCATCGGTCCGCAAGACCGGGCGCTGCGTCGTGGTGCACGAGGCGACGCGCACCTGCGGCTATGGCGCGGAACTCGTGTCGCTGGTTCAGGAACACTGCTTCTACCACCTCGAAGCGCCGGTCGAGCGCACGACGGGCTGGGACACGCCGTATCCGCATGCGCAGGAATGGGCGTACTTTCCGGGCCCGACCCGGGTTGGTGAAGCGTTGCGACGCGTGATGGAGGCCTGA
- a CDS encoding dihydrolipoamide acetyltransferase family protein encodes MGIHVIKMPDIGEGIAEVELVAWHVEVGQMIKEDQPLADVMTDKAAVEIPSPVTGKVIELGGRIGEMMAVGSELIRLEVEGSGNLKAGAPVRETKVETAPVASAPSKPAADLPAEPPARPAASHAPAKPRREESATQPRAALAPGERPLASPAVRQRAWDMGIELRYVRGTGEAGRILHADLDAYAGAGSGAARPSHAHGYDERNDETEVPVIGLRRAIARKMQEAKRRIPHFSYVEEIDVTELESLRTELNRRYGDTRGKLTPLPLLIRAMVIALRDFPQINARFDDEAGVVTRYGAVHMGVATQTDGGLTVPVLRHAEAKDVWSISAEIARLADAVRANRAQRDELSGSTITISSLGALGGIVSTPVINHPEVGIVGVNRIVERPMIRDGAVVARKMMNLSSSFDHRVVDGADAAEFIQAVRAVLERPAMLFVE; translated from the coding sequence ATGGGGATTCATGTCATCAAGATGCCGGATATCGGCGAAGGGATCGCCGAGGTCGAGCTGGTGGCCTGGCATGTGGAAGTCGGGCAGATGATCAAGGAAGACCAGCCGCTCGCCGACGTGATGACCGACAAGGCGGCGGTCGAGATTCCGTCGCCGGTGACGGGCAAGGTGATCGAGCTCGGCGGCCGGATCGGCGAGATGATGGCGGTAGGTAGCGAGCTGATCCGACTCGAAGTCGAAGGCAGCGGCAACCTGAAGGCCGGTGCACCGGTGCGGGAAACAAAGGTGGAAACCGCACCGGTCGCGTCGGCGCCGTCGAAGCCGGCGGCCGACCTGCCGGCCGAGCCGCCTGCACGGCCGGCGGCGAGTCACGCTCCGGCGAAGCCGCGTCGTGAGGAATCCGCGACCCAGCCGCGTGCGGCGCTTGCGCCGGGCGAACGGCCGCTCGCGTCGCCGGCCGTGCGTCAGCGCGCGTGGGACATGGGTATCGAGCTGCGCTATGTGCGCGGCACCGGTGAAGCGGGGCGGATCCTGCATGCGGACCTCGATGCGTATGCGGGCGCCGGTAGCGGTGCTGCGCGCCCGTCGCACGCGCACGGCTACGACGAACGCAACGACGAAACCGAAGTGCCGGTGATCGGCTTACGGCGTGCGATCGCGCGCAAGATGCAGGAAGCGAAGCGCCGCATTCCACACTTCAGCTACGTCGAGGAAATCGACGTCACTGAACTCGAATCGTTGCGCACGGAACTGAACCGCCGCTACGGCGACACGCGTGGAAAGCTCACGCCGCTGCCGCTGCTGATCCGCGCGATGGTGATCGCGCTGCGCGATTTCCCGCAGATCAACGCGCGTTTCGACGACGAAGCGGGCGTCGTCACGCGCTACGGCGCGGTGCACATGGGCGTCGCGACGCAGACGGACGGCGGCCTCACGGTGCCCGTGCTGCGTCACGCGGAAGCGAAGGACGTGTGGTCGATTTCCGCCGAGATCGCACGGCTCGCCGATGCGGTACGCGCGAACCGTGCACAGCGCGACGAGCTGAGCGGTTCGACGATCACGATCTCGAGCCTCGGCGCGCTCGGCGGCATCGTGTCGACACCGGTCATCAATCATCCGGAAGTCGGCATCGTCGGCGTGAACCGGATCGTCGAGCGGCCGATGATCCGCGACGGCGCGGTCGTCGCGCGCAAGATGATGAACCTGTCGTCGTCGTTCGACCATCGCGTCGTCGATGGCGCGGATGCTGCCGAATTCATCCAGGCCGTGCGCGCGGTGCTCGAACGCCCGGCCATGCTGTTCGTGGAGTGA
- the lpdA gene encoding dihydrolipoyl dehydrogenase codes for MKNEHTTLLVVGGGPGGYVAAIRAGQLGIPTVLVERDRLGGTCLNIGCIPSKALIHVADAFEQACGHAGEGALGIRVRTPEIDIAKSVAWKDGIVDRLTRGVGALLKKNGVRVLHGDAHVVDGKTVDVVTGGHSVRISCEHLLLATGSEPVELPTMPFGGHVVSSTEALSPATLPKRLVVVGAGYIGLELGIVYRKLGVDVSIVEAAERVLPAYDAELSRPVADSLARLGVRLWLGHKVLGLGEKGAVRVQAADGAEQTLPADRVLVAVGRRPRVDGFGLETLQLDRNGRALRIDDECRTSMRNVWAIGDVAGEPMLAHRAMAQGEMVAELIAGRRRQFVPASIPAVCFTDPEIVTAGWSPDDAHAAGVDCLSASFPFAANGRAMTLQATDGFVRVVARRDNHLIVGWQAVGRGVSELAAAFSQSLEMGARLEDIGGTIHAHPTLGEALQEAALRALGHALHV; via the coding sequence ATGAAGAACGAACACACCACACTGCTCGTCGTCGGCGGCGGCCCGGGCGGCTACGTCGCCGCGATTCGCGCCGGCCAGCTCGGCATCCCGACCGTGCTCGTCGAGCGCGACCGGCTCGGCGGCACCTGCCTGAATATCGGCTGTATTCCGTCGAAGGCGCTGATCCACGTGGCCGATGCGTTCGAACAGGCGTGCGGTCATGCGGGCGAAGGCGCGCTCGGGATCCGCGTGCGCACGCCCGAGATCGACATCGCGAAAAGCGTCGCATGGAAGGACGGCATCGTCGACCGGCTCACGCGCGGCGTCGGCGCGCTGCTCAAGAAGAACGGCGTACGCGTGCTGCATGGCGACGCACACGTGGTCGACGGCAAGACCGTCGATGTCGTCACCGGCGGCCACTCGGTGCGGATCAGTTGCGAACACCTGTTGCTCGCGACGGGCTCCGAGCCGGTCGAGCTGCCGACGATGCCGTTCGGCGGGCACGTCGTGTCGTCTACCGAAGCCCTGTCGCCCGCGACGTTGCCGAAGCGGCTGGTCGTCGTCGGCGCCGGGTATATCGGGCTCGAACTCGGGATCGTCTATCGCAAGCTCGGCGTCGACGTCAGCATCGTCGAAGCGGCCGAACGCGTGCTGCCTGCGTACGATGCCGAACTCTCGCGGCCGGTGGCCGATTCGCTCGCGCGGCTCGGTGTCCGGCTGTGGCTCGGCCACAAGGTGCTCGGGCTCGGGGAGAAAGGCGCGGTGCGCGTGCAGGCCGCCGACGGCGCCGAGCAGACGCTGCCGGCCGATCGCGTGCTGGTGGCCGTCGGCCGCCGGCCGCGGGTCGACGGATTCGGGCTGGAGACGCTGCAGCTCGATCGCAACGGCCGTGCGCTGCGGATCGACGACGAATGCCGGACGTCGATGCGCAACGTGTGGGCGATCGGCGACGTCGCCGGCGAGCCGATGCTCGCGCATCGCGCAATGGCGCAAGGCGAGATGGTCGCCGAGCTGATTGCCGGCCGGCGCCGCCAGTTCGTGCCGGCGTCGATTCCGGCCGTGTGCTTCACGGATCCCGAGATCGTGACGGCCGGCTGGTCGCCGGACGATGCGCATGCGGCCGGCGTCGATTGCCTGAGCGCATCGTTCCCGTTCGCGGCGAACGGGCGCGCGATGACGCTGCAGGCGACCGACGGGTTCGTGCGGGTCGTCGCGCGGCGCGACAACCACCTGATCGTCGGCTGGCAGGCCGTCGGGCGCGGGGTGTCGGAACTGGCTGCCGCGTTCTCGCAGTCGCTGGAGATGGGCGCGCGGCTGGAGGACATCGGCGGCACGATCCATGCGCACCCGACGCTCGGCGAGGCGCTGCAGGAAGCGGCGTTGCGTGCGCTCGGGCATGCGTTGCATGTCTGA
- a CDS encoding MarR family winged helix-turn-helix transcriptional regulator has translation MTQSSRTPASLGILLRLAYQHWTQTVDTALADAGFGDIRPLHSSVFAFTPEQGIRVSELTKLAHVRKQSITEAVEELEKLGYVERRPDPDDRRARLVHLTARGRMIRPLAVATGERVERHWASLIGDAEMATLERSLLKLVQQLQTADGNEAPDPATSAAKPGKRGTRHT, from the coding sequence ATGACGCAATCTTCCCGGACTCCCGCCTCCCTCGGCATCCTCCTACGCCTGGCGTATCAGCACTGGACCCAGACCGTCGACACCGCGCTCGCGGATGCCGGGTTCGGCGACATCCGCCCGTTGCATTCAAGCGTGTTCGCGTTCACGCCCGAGCAGGGTATTCGTGTAAGTGAGCTCACCAAGCTCGCCCATGTCCGCAAGCAGTCGATCACCGAGGCCGTCGAGGAACTTGAAAAACTCGGCTATGTGGAGCGCCGCCCCGACCCCGACGATCGTCGCGCCCGGCTGGTGCACCTGACGGCGCGCGGCAGGATGATCCGGCCGCTTGCCGTCGCCACCGGCGAACGTGTGGAACGACATTGGGCAAGCCTGATCGGCGACGCGGAAATGGCCACACTGGAACGCTCGCTCCTCAAGTTGGTACAGCAGTTGCAAACCGCCGACGGCAACGAGGCGCCAGACCCCGCGACGTCCGCCGCGAAACCGGGCAAACGAGGTACGCGCCACACCTGA
- a CDS encoding haloalkane dehalogenase — MATLSVLGSTMFYEEQGAGRPIVFLHGNPTSSHVWRKVMAEMPTAGRLLAPDLIGMGQSGKPPIRYDFDDHVRYLDAWFDEAGLSDVVLVGHDWGGSLALDWAARHPDRVAGVALMETVVRPMTWADFPGPARERFEALRTSGTGEAIVLGSNDFLEKSLAATILHPLATEDLEVYRAPYQTRESRLPLLQWPRAFPIDGLPRNVTERVDAYDAWLAASHDVPKLLLTFDGPPGTLLIGPEAIAWCEEHVVGLSVTGCGPARHNAPEDRPEAIAAAIVAWMRLNDLY; from the coding sequence ATGGCAACGCTTTCGGTTCTGGGTTCGACGATGTTCTACGAGGAGCAGGGGGCCGGCCGGCCCATTGTGTTCCTGCACGGTAATCCGACGTCCTCGCATGTGTGGAGGAAGGTCATGGCGGAGATGCCCACTGCCGGGCGGCTGCTGGCCCCCGACCTGATCGGCATGGGGCAGTCGGGGAAACCGCCGATCCGATACGATTTCGACGATCACGTGCGCTATCTGGATGCCTGGTTTGACGAAGCGGGGCTGTCCGATGTGGTGCTGGTCGGACATGACTGGGGCGGATCGCTGGCGCTCGACTGGGCAGCCCGACACCCGGACCGGGTCGCCGGCGTCGCGCTCATGGAAACCGTGGTCCGGCCGATGACGTGGGCCGATTTCCCGGGGCCGGCCCGCGAGCGTTTCGAAGCGCTGAGAACATCGGGCACGGGCGAGGCGATCGTGCTCGGCAGCAACGACTTCCTGGAGAAGTCGCTTGCCGCGACCATCCTGCATCCCCTTGCGACCGAAGATCTTGAGGTCTATCGGGCTCCTTATCAAACCCGGGAGAGCCGGCTTCCGCTATTGCAGTGGCCGCGCGCGTTCCCGATCGACGGGCTGCCGAGGAACGTGACGGAAAGGGTCGATGCCTACGATGCATGGCTGGCCGCGAGCCACGATGTTCCGAAGCTCCTGCTGACGTTCGACGGGCCGCCCGGCACGCTGCTGATCGGGCCGGAGGCGATCGCGTGGTGCGAGGAACATGTCGTCGGACTGAGCGTGACGGGCTGCGGGCCGGCGCGTCACAACGCACCGGAAGACCGACCGGAAGCGATTGCCGCGGCGATCGTCGCATGGATGCGGCTGAACGATCTGTATTGA